One Clostridiales bacterium DNA segment encodes these proteins:
- a CDS encoding chemotaxis protein CheW: MSTLEEEKGVIFRIENEEYTVGIDQVDRILEFQKITRIPNSPDYLKGVIKYQDRIIPVIDLKKRFGLDNTNIIDSTKIIIVKREDANVGILIDDVESIFTIEEGSLCPPPDIISGIVRDYIKGVIKLDKRVIIYLDLGKILTFDEQKEINNLIG; the protein is encoded by the coding sequence GTGAGTACTCTCGAAGAAGAAAAAGGTGTGATTTTTAGGATAGAAAATGAAGAATACACAGTGGGCATAGACCAGGTTGACAGAATATTGGAATTTCAAAAGATAACCAGGATACCAAATTCACCGGATTATTTAAAGGGAGTTATTAAATATCAGGATAGGATTATTCCGGTGATAGATTTAAAAAAAAGATTCGGGTTAGACAATACCAATATTATCGATAGCACGAAGATAATCATTGTAAAACGTGAAGATGCCAATGTGGGAATTCTAATCGATGATGTGGAAAGCATATTCACGATAGAGGAAGGTTCGCTATGCCCTCCGCCGGATATAATATCCGGAATAGTAAGGGATTATATAAAAGGCGTTATAAAACTCGATAAAAGAGTTATCATTTATCTGGATCTTGGCAAAATACTCACATTTGATGAACAGAAAGAGATAAATAATCTAATCGGTTAA
- a CDS encoding polysaccharide deacetylase family protein yields the protein MLKKIAVFFLIMVLFAGFVSCTKVKPQKIEEGMRGSTGGQVQNNDSIERKPVAMEPPKSFIDSSKFHMPADKIYYTKRAVVLTYHHISLKPFSGITIRPERFEADLKMLKNNYFNVISLRDLINSMGGKDKMPPNAVVITFDDGYESFYKYAYPLLKKYNFPAASFVITSWVDKYSHSTDELSILSSNEIREMYKSGLIDIQSHSDGGHYYIKTKEGKERGALAYQIYDGNRLESEGTYRKRVSGDLSRSISLIKSFTGNTSDILCFPFGHYNQRLVEIAQGVGFKYFVTTVSGYNSEGSKSIYIRRIRSGDRSLNLDKLKANIISCGRGRSLKK from the coding sequence ATGTTGAAAAAAATAGCCGTATTTTTTTTGATCATGGTGCTTTTTGCAGGATTTGTATCATGCACGAAAGTCAAGCCTCAAAAGATAGAAGAGGGCATGCGCGGAAGTACAGGTGGACAGGTGCAGAATAATGATAGCATAGAGAGAAAACCTGTTGCTATGGAGCCTCCGAAAAGTTTCATAGATTCATCCAAGTTTCACATGCCTGCAGATAAGATATATTATACTAAGAGGGCGGTAGTGCTTACATATCATCACATAAGTTTAAAGCCATTCAGCGGTATTACTATAAGACCGGAAAGGTTTGAAGCGGATTTGAAAATGCTTAAGAATAACTATTTTAATGTCATCTCATTGAGGGATTTAATAAATTCCATGGGCGGAAAGGACAAAATGCCTCCGAATGCCGTTGTTATAACTTTTGATGACGGGTATGAGAGCTTTTACAAGTATGCATATCCGCTGCTTAAAAAGTATAATTTTCCTGCGGCGTCTTTTGTCATAACTTCATGGGTCGATAAATATTCCCATTCAACTGATGAACTTAGTATATTAAGTTCAAATGAAATAAGAGAAATGTATAAAAGCGGCCTTATAGACATACAGTCTCACAGCGATGGTGGCCATTACTATATAAAAACAAAAGAAGGCAAGGAACGTGGTGCCCTTGCATATCAAATATACGACGGGAATAGACTGGAAAGCGAAGGCACATATAGAAAGAGAGTATCAGGGGATTTGTCAAGGTCGATATCGCTTATAAAAAGTTTTACCGGCAATACTTCGGATATACTTTGTTTTCCATTTGGGCATTACAATCAGAGGTTGGTAGAAATCGCTCAAGGTGTCGGCTTTAAATATTTCGTCACAACCGTATCCGGGTACAACAGTGAAGGCTCAAAAAGTATATATATAAGGCGGATAAGATCAGGTGACAGATCATTGAATCTCGATAAATTGAAGGCGAACATAATAAGCTGTGGCAGAGGGCGAAGTTTAAAAAAATAA
- a CDS encoding chemotaxis protein CheD, which yields MEICEIRVGIADYKAAYTPSKIITIGLGSCVGVVLLDIIYRIGGLAHIMLPDSTQFSNIANPAKFADLAIPILLNKMESMGADKSNIVAKIGGGASMFNFSDRNLIMDIGNRNVESVKNTLKGLSIPIEGEDTGGNQGRTMLLDIGEGKTFIKTVNTGYIEI from the coding sequence ATGGAGATATGTGAGATTAGAGTTGGTATTGCAGATTACAAGGCGGCATATACACCTTCAAAGATTATTACAATTGGCCTTGGTTCCTGCGTGGGGGTTGTATTGCTCGATATTATATACAGGATAGGCGGATTAGCGCATATAATGCTTCCGGACAGCACACAGTTTTCAAATATTGCGAATCCGGCAAAGTTTGCAGATCTTGCGATACCGATTTTATTGAATAAAATGGAGTCTATGGGTGCTGATAAATCCAATATAGTTGCAAAAATAGGCGGCGGTGCGAGTATGTTTAACTTTTCAGACAGGAATTTGATTATGGATATAGGAAACAGAAATGTCGAATCTGTTAAAAACACTTTAAAGGGACTATCGATTCCCATAGAAGGAGAAGATACCGGAGGAAACCAGGGGAGGACTATGCTTCTGGACATAGGCGAAGGAAAAACATTCATAAAAACAGTGAATACCGGATACATAGAGATATAG
- a CDS encoding glycoside hydrolase family 38 C-terminal domain-containing protein, translating to MDLKYHKTDYLLFEAILGKLLPLVSDAEMEVDGWKRRYSRYIKPGEYEYLEEWKDISPGEKWTVNPEITAFFSTVVNIPDKLKGRDLYLNLKIGGEALLYLNGRPYHGLDRNRNMVKLEDDLKSAGTVDILIEAAVDRQSYEFQYRYWANAKYKDHRFETAKIVAVNKSVWDYYFDLATAKEFYKNLPDGEMKNRYYLGLKDSVMAIDFVSGREGVINSLPKAKSILYNEIGEIHNKLSDSTIHLIGHSHLDIGYLWPVKETIRKSARTFSTALRLMDQYGYYKFTQSQPQLYEYAKTYFPEIYEGIKERVKMGQLEAEGAMWVEPDCNLISGESFIRQILVGKEFFKNEFGKDSRILWLPDTFGFSYILPQIMKGCGIDYFVTQKIQWNRINKFPYDLFRWKSADGSEVLALFTGDYNGAVSGSDIRKKYETFDGDGNRSDYPLLYGFGDGGGGVTLEMLETIKRLNRLNKTANFKTSFASELLNKLSGSCEHLPVWDDELYLEAHRGVYTTHAELKKLNRLCERTLRDTEFFLSISSMEHGSYYTKLKEIWKKVLTNQFHDILSGSTIAETFYNAVDSYNEVLFEAKKLKESASESIFEDCKHQDMETFIMVWNTLGWERNDVAEIKLDNIYKNNRYNVFDENGSKIPCQITEKNGSKLAFPVELPSMGYKVYKIVTEKEDMPSAGIFRSGCIKQSNKVSNKYFRIEFNKEGNITSIFDKRNGREIVPSSKEANVFQIFVDEPQQYDAWEIDEFSSNKWYENFEVQDMRILEDGPVIKRIRITKKWNKSLINQDIVLYDNMPRINFETEVDWQEDRKLLKVAFPVDIVTREATYDIAYGTIKRATHDNTGWEQAKFEVPAHMWADLSEYGYGVSLLNDSKYGYDIKGNVMRLSLLKSPINPNPKADRGRHRFVYSILPHLGSWQEGGTAKQGYQLNTPLSILKDKKVKSGADFGNILSVDCDNVFIEAVKPAEDGNGIIVRLLEKYGKNCCVKVQTGLPVKSVMKCNMIEEAEFEIPCNCRSFTYNIRPYKIETFRLLL from the coding sequence ATGGATCTAAAGTATCATAAAACAGATTATCTATTGTTTGAAGCTATTTTGGGAAAATTATTGCCATTGGTTTCTGATGCTGAGATGGAAGTCGACGGTTGGAAAAGAAGATATTCCAGGTATATCAAACCAGGGGAATATGAATATTTGGAGGAATGGAAGGATATATCGCCCGGGGAAAAGTGGACGGTAAATCCTGAAATTACAGCTTTTTTTTCTACTGTGGTGAATATACCTGATAAACTTAAGGGAAGGGATCTGTATTTAAATCTAAAGATTGGAGGAGAAGCCCTTCTCTATCTAAACGGCAGACCTTACCATGGACTTGACAGGAACAGGAATATGGTGAAGCTTGAGGATGATCTGAAAAGTGCCGGCACAGTCGATATACTTATCGAAGCGGCCGTCGACAGGCAGTCTTATGAATTTCAGTACCGCTATTGGGCGAATGCCAAATACAAGGACCATCGATTCGAGACCGCCAAAATAGTTGCAGTCAACAAATCCGTATGGGATTATTATTTTGATCTTGCCACGGCCAAGGAATTTTATAAGAATCTTCCTGACGGGGAGATGAAAAACAGGTATTATTTGGGACTTAAGGACAGCGTTATGGCTATCGATTTTGTCTCCGGGAGAGAAGGAGTCATAAACAGTTTACCTAAGGCAAAGTCTATACTTTATAATGAAATTGGGGAAATTCATAATAAATTATCCGACTCCACGATTCACTTGATAGGTCATTCCCATCTCGATATCGGCTATTTGTGGCCGGTAAAAGAAACGATACGAAAATCCGCCAGAACATTTTCAACTGCCTTAAGGTTGATGGATCAATACGGTTATTATAAGTTTACACAAAGCCAGCCGCAGCTATATGAGTATGCAAAGACGTATTTTCCTGAAATTTATGAGGGTATCAAGGAAAGGGTAAAGATGGGCCAGTTGGAGGCCGAAGGTGCCATGTGGGTTGAGCCGGATTGCAACCTCATATCAGGAGAATCCTTTATCCGCCAGATACTTGTGGGAAAGGAATTTTTCAAAAATGAATTTGGAAAGGACTCCAGGATTTTATGGCTTCCCGATACTTTTGGGTTCTCATATATACTTCCGCAGATAATGAAGGGCTGCGGTATCGATTATTTTGTCACACAGAAGATACAGTGGAATAGGATAAATAAATTCCCTTATGATTTGTTCCGATGGAAAAGCGCCGATGGAAGCGAAGTGCTTGCACTTTTTACGGGAGACTACAACGGGGCAGTATCCGGAAGCGATATCCGTAAAAAATATGAGACTTTTGATGGTGACGGTAACCGCAGTGATTATCCTCTTCTTTATGGGTTCGGTGACGGAGGCGGAGGTGTAACACTGGAAATGCTCGAAACTATTAAGAGGTTGAACCGATTGAATAAAACGGCAAATTTCAAGACGTCCTTTGCATCAGAGCTTCTGAATAAACTTTCCGGATCCTGTGAACATCTGCCAGTATGGGATGATGAGCTTTATCTTGAGGCCCATCGTGGAGTTTATACTACTCATGCGGAGCTTAAGAAATTAAACAGGTTGTGTGAAAGGACTTTAAGGGATACGGAGTTCTTTTTATCTATATCTTCAATGGAACACGGTTCTTACTATACCAAGCTTAAAGAGATCTGGAAGAAAGTCTTAACGAATCAATTCCATGACATATTGTCCGGATCGACGATTGCAGAAACATTCTATAACGCGGTTGATTCATACAATGAAGTGCTTTTTGAAGCTAAAAAGCTTAAGGAATCGGCGTCTGAATCTATTTTTGAAGATTGCAAACATCAAGATATGGAAACATTCATCATGGTATGGAATACGTTGGGCTGGGAAAGAAATGATGTAGCTGAAATCAAACTGGATAATATTTATAAAAACAATCGATATAATGTTTTTGATGAGAATGGGTCAAAGATACCCTGCCAGATAACGGAAAAGAATGGCTCAAAGTTGGCATTTCCTGTGGAATTGCCGTCAATGGGATATAAGGTTTATAAGATTGTCACTGAAAAGGAAGACATGCCTTCCGCTGGTATTTTCAGGTCGGGATGTATTAAGCAAAGCAATAAAGTAAGCAATAAATATTTTCGCATAGAATTTAATAAAGAAGGCAATATAACAAGCATATTTGATAAAAGGAACGGAAGGGAAATAGTACCTTCCAGTAAGGAGGCAAATGTTTTTCAGATATTTGTCGATGAGCCGCAGCAGTATGATGCATGGGAGATCGACGAATTTAGCAGCAATAAATGGTATGAAAATTTTGAAGTGCAGGACATGCGGATTCTAGAGGATGGCCCTGTAATAAAAAGAATAAGAATAACAAAAAAGTGGAATAAGTCATTAATAAATCAGGATATTGTTCTTTATGATAACATGCCGAGAATCAATTTTGAAACGGAAGTAGACTGGCAGGAGGATAGGAAGCTTTTAAAGGTTGCATTCCCCGTGGACATAGTCACGAGGGAGGCCACTTATGATATTGCTTATGGGACCATTAAACGGGCTACTCATGACAACACAGGTTGGGAGCAAGCAAAATTTGAAGTTCCTGCCCATATGTGGGCCGACCTTTCGGAATATGGCTATGGCGTTAGTCTGCTAAATGACAGCAAATATGGTTATGATATTAAAGGAAATGTTATGAGGCTTTCTCTGCTGAAATCGCCTATAAATCCAAACCCTAAGGCCGACCGGGGAAGACATCGCTTTGTATACTCCATACTGCCTCATTTGGGAAGCTGGCAGGAAGGCGGAACTGCCAAACAGGGGTATCAGCTCAATACTCCCTTGAGTATTTTGAAAGATAAAAAAGTAAAATCAGGTGCGGATTTTGGAAATATACTGAGCGTTGACTGCGACAATGTGTTTATAGAAGCTGTGAAACCGGCGGAAGACGGAAACGGGATCATTGTAAGACTCCTGGAGAAGTATGGAAAGAACTGCTGCGTAAAAGTACAAACCGGCCTTCCTGTAAAGTCAGTTATGAAATGCAATATGATCGAAGAGGCCGAGTTTGAGATACCGTGTAATTGCAGATCGTTTACTTACAATATCAGGCCGTATAAAATTGAGACCTTCCGACTGTTGCTTTGA
- a CDS encoding CheB methylesterase domain-containing protein: protein MGCLLFRRRKGRSIIVKNNIDQKIPRNFHKNNIKAICVAASTGGPKAIAKIMGDIPEGFKLPVLIVQHMPGRFTREFAERLNDICCLNVKEAEDGDEIKDGHAYVAPGGFHMEVLNNRLYLNKEPPLHGVRPCADKLFISAAENYKDGLIGIVLTGMGTDGTAGLEAINKEGGICMAEDKSTCTIYGMPRSAIEKGVVHIVAPVDKIIGEVIKIIE from the coding sequence ATGGGCTGCTTATTATTTCGCAGGAGGAAAGGAAGGTCAATAATAGTAAAGAACAATATAGATCAAAAAATACCAAGAAATTTTCATAAAAATAATATAAAGGCGATATGCGTTGCTGCTTCAACAGGGGGACCCAAGGCCATCGCCAAAATCATGGGAGATATCCCCGAGGGCTTTAAACTTCCGGTACTGATAGTTCAGCATATGCCCGGAAGGTTTACACGGGAATTTGCAGAAAGGCTCAATGATATATGCTGCTTGAATGTCAAGGAAGCTGAAGATGGCGATGAAATAAAAGATGGACATGCATATGTCGCCCCCGGCGGTTTCCATATGGAAGTTTTAAACAACCGCTTATATCTGAACAAGGAGCCTCCCTTACATGGCGTAAGGCCTTGCGCCGATAAGCTTTTTATATCGGCTGCCGAAAATTACAAGGATGGATTGATAGGGATTGTACTGACCGGAATGGGCACGGATGGTACGGCAGGATTGGAAGCTATAAATAAGGAAGGCGGCATCTGCATGGCAGAGGATAAAAGTACATGCACCATATATGGAATGCCAAGAAGCGCTATTGAGAAGGGTGTCGTGCATATAGTGGCGCCTGTTGACAAGATTATAGGCGAAGTTATTAAAATAATAGAATAA
- a CDS encoding glycoside hydrolase family 31 protein: protein MSIIRLAAPGIWKCTFGETEAFTPVKMRKTSIQLGKLKRLPSEVETPFNKAQIAFKVLKRGCVIELPLDPSEKIYGFGLQLKSFDQTGKKKQLRTNADPVADTGDTHAPVPFYVSTKGYGILVDTARYVTFYCGGNIKLKGEDGKTEKRTKKIANTTEELYAIREFNEKRAVTIEIPVAKGVDMYIFGGPGMKTAVQRYNLFSGGGCIPPIWGLGVWYRGYGRANQDEVLKIAEDLRKAHMPCDVFGLEPGWQSHSYSCSYSWDEERFPTPDKTIKKFRDMNFKINLWEHVFVHSTSPIYDELKKYSGDYEVWEGLVPDFSIENARDIFAEYHKTKFVDKGITGFKLDECDSSDYTGGWSFPNCSEFPSGMDGEQMHSMLGILYQETMMSIFRRKNLRTYSQVRSSNALASPFPFVLYSDLYGHKDFIRGVVNSGFSGFLWSPEVRHATGVEDLMRRIQTVIFSPQALINAWYISNPPWLQYDREKNLNGELLENHEEVQEMCRKVLEYRMKLLPYLYSAFAKYYFEGLPVFRALVMDYPEDENTYEIDSEYMMGDSILVAPVVEGEHNREVYLPEGNWYSFWTNEKYEGGKSYSVEVPLEIIPLFVREGRMIPLAEPVEYITKDTVFHVTIRSYGEISEALELYEDDGLTFDFEKGDYNIITLKSVNNHLHVEKSGRYSGKKYSIKGFEIIK, encoded by the coding sequence ATGAGTATTATAAGATTGGCTGCACCGGGGATATGGAAATGCACTTTCGGAGAAACTGAAGCATTTACACCGGTCAAGATGAGAAAAACTTCCATCCAACTGGGAAAGTTGAAAAGACTGCCAAGTGAGGTAGAGACTCCTTTCAATAAAGCACAGATAGCATTTAAGGTTTTGAAAAGAGGATGTGTTATCGAACTTCCCTTGGATCCTTCAGAGAAAATATATGGTTTCGGACTTCAGTTGAAATCATTTGATCAGACTGGCAAAAAGAAACAGTTAAGGACGAATGCCGATCCTGTCGCTGATACGGGAGATACCCATGCTCCTGTACCTTTTTACGTTTCGACGAAAGGATATGGCATATTAGTGGATACCGCCCGATATGTTACTTTTTACTGCGGAGGCAATATAAAATTAAAAGGCGAAGATGGGAAAACAGAGAAAAGGACCAAAAAGATTGCAAACACTACTGAAGAGTTATACGCAATCAGGGAATTCAACGAGAAAAGAGCCGTGACGATTGAGATACCGGTTGCCAAAGGCGTTGACATGTACATATTTGGTGGACCTGGCATGAAAACAGCGGTTCAGCGCTATAACTTGTTTTCCGGTGGCGGCTGTATTCCACCAATATGGGGTCTTGGAGTTTGGTATAGGGGATATGGCAGGGCAAATCAAGATGAAGTATTAAAAATTGCGGAGGATTTAAGAAAGGCACACATGCCATGCGATGTCTTCGGACTTGAACCTGGTTGGCAGAGCCATTCGTATTCCTGCTCCTACAGTTGGGATGAGGAACGTTTCCCTACGCCGGATAAAACGATCAAGAAATTCAGGGATATGAACTTTAAAATTAATCTCTGGGAACATGTATTTGTTCATTCCACCTCGCCAATTTATGATGAGCTGAAAAAATATTCTGGTGATTATGAAGTGTGGGAAGGGCTTGTTCCGGATTTTTCTATCGAAAACGCAAGAGATATATTTGCAGAATATCATAAAACGAAATTCGTTGATAAAGGAATTACAGGCTTCAAGCTTGATGAATGTGATAGTTCGGATTATACAGGGGGATGGTCATTCCCGAATTGCTCTGAGTTTCCATCCGGAATGGATGGGGAACAGATGCACAGCATGCTTGGAATATTATATCAGGAAACGATGATGTCTATATTCCGAAGGAAAAATTTGAGGACTTATAGTCAGGTAAGATCATCTAATGCGCTCGCATCGCCTTTTCCTTTTGTATTATACAGCGATTTGTACGGACACAAGGATTTTATTCGCGGCGTTGTAAATTCAGGGTTTTCAGGGTTCCTCTGGTCTCCTGAGGTAAGACATGCTACAGGCGTTGAGGATTTAATGAGAAGGATTCAGACTGTAATATTTTCTCCCCAAGCCCTGATAAATGCCTGGTATATCAGTAATCCGCCGTGGCTTCAATACGACCGTGAAAAGAATCTGAATGGGGAATTGCTGGAAAATCATGAAGAAGTTCAGGAGATGTGCCGGAAGGTACTTGAATATAGAATGAAGTTGCTTCCGTATTTATACTCAGCCTTTGCAAAATATTATTTTGAAGGTTTGCCTGTTTTCCGCGCATTGGTTATGGATTACCCTGAGGATGAAAATACATATGAAATTGACAGCGAATATATGATGGGAGATTCCATACTCGTTGCACCGGTAGTGGAAGGTGAACATAACAGGGAAGTTTATTTGCCAGAGGGCAATTGGTACAGTTTCTGGACCAATGAAAAATATGAAGGAGGGAAATCCTATTCCGTTGAAGTCCCTCTCGAAATCATACCTCTATTTGTCAGGGAAGGCAGGATGATACCTTTGGCAGAACCGGTCGAATACATTACAAAAGATACCGTATTTCATGTTACAATAAGAAGCTATGGAGAAATATCAGAAGCATTGGAGCTTTATGAAGATGATGGCCTGACATTTGATTTTGAAAAGGGAGATTACAATATCATAACGCTCAAGAGTGTAAATAATCATCTTCACGTAGAAAAAAGTGGAAGATATTCGGGGAAAAAATATAGCATTAAGGGATTTGAAATAATAAAATAG
- a CDS encoding FapA family protein: MAHLASSLDTKSDSNVPVQGTAEISDGKVIVKDPEMGGKMACILPGEGIKLFINDREIKSRVLVDSSAKIKLELKDSKPERAINVTVSEDCMSAYISIIYNDGYEYKLENHAPVTELIINGIPVKKIDCRHYTKDEVIEALKLNQVIYGIKNDVLDDIVKKGCDTSVLIAEGIHTVEGSNDVIKLKFRKDRHFMKVNDRVDFYSIGKIESVAAGQLIAEKIPGKGGTSGIDVSGKRLLPRKIKRIEMLAGKNVEISDDRRKAYAKIQGRPEIKGNILSVHELYAVNGDVNLSTGNIEFIGDVVIRGNINDGMKVKSGNKVIVYGNVTDGEIIAGSDVTVYKNAIGSHIMAGQADFLRLNIIDYFKEIKKLIDDILLVAVALKNTGKVPKTYTDGDMIKFLTDTKYMQIKDKISDLKELLFENKEYIDDDTVNIGALIIKYFMGKGPLLFTDFDDVREFAKKIETQIGMLRLRVNAPSNVHVNYIQNSSISTSGSIFVSGKGCYNSILDCRGNCIFEREGSVLRGGKIKAGGRIKIYEIGSPLGAPTLAGTDEEQEISCEIANINSMIKIKNQVYKFESTVKNVRAYLYKGELMVEKSKA; encoded by the coding sequence ATGGCACATTTAGCTTCATCTTTGGATACTAAAAGCGATTCCAATGTGCCGGTTCAGGGGACAGCTGAAATCAGTGATGGAAAAGTAATAGTAAAAGATCCGGAAATGGGAGGCAAAATGGCATGCATTTTGCCCGGAGAGGGTATAAAGTTATTCATAAACGATAGAGAAATAAAGAGCAGGGTATTGGTGGATAGCTCTGCAAAAATAAAATTAGAGCTTAAAGACAGCAAGCCAGAGAGGGCAATAAACGTAACGGTTTCAGAAGATTGCATGTCCGCATATATAAGCATCATTTACAACGATGGATATGAATATAAATTAGAAAATCATGCGCCTGTAACGGAGCTTATAATAAATGGAATACCGGTCAAAAAAATAGACTGCCGGCATTATACGAAGGATGAGGTTATAGAGGCGTTAAAATTAAATCAAGTTATTTATGGTATAAAAAATGATGTGCTCGATGATATAGTAAAAAAAGGTTGCGATACTTCGGTATTGATAGCCGAAGGGATACATACTGTCGAAGGCAGTAATGATGTAATAAAGTTGAAATTCCGGAAGGACAGGCATTTTATGAAGGTTAATGACCGTGTGGACTTTTACAGCATAGGCAAAATTGAATCCGTAGCAGCAGGCCAATTGATCGCGGAAAAGATCCCAGGGAAAGGCGGTACTTCTGGAATAGATGTAAGCGGGAAAAGGCTGCTCCCTAGAAAAATAAAAAGAATAGAAATGCTTGCAGGAAAAAATGTTGAGATTTCAGATGATAGAAGAAAAGCTTATGCCAAAATCCAAGGGCGCCCGGAGATTAAGGGCAATATATTAAGCGTACACGAGTTGTATGCGGTAAATGGCGATGTAAACCTCTCAACAGGAAATATTGAATTTATAGGTGATGTAGTTATAAGGGGCAATATAAACGATGGGATGAAGGTAAAATCAGGGAACAAGGTAATTGTATACGGAAACGTGACGGACGGAGAGATAATCGCAGGAAGCGATGTAACGGTGTATAAAAATGCTATAGGCAGCCATATCATGGCCGGACAGGCTGATTTTTTAAGACTCAACATCATAGACTATTTCAAAGAGATAAAAAAACTCATCGATGATATACTTTTAGTAGCCGTTGCACTCAAGAATACCGGAAAAGTACCGAAAACATATACCGACGGCGATATGATTAAATTTTTGACAGATACCAAATATATGCAGATTAAGGACAAGATCTCTGACCTTAAAGAGCTGCTATTTGAGAATAAAGAATATATAGATGATGATACGGTAAATATCGGAGCTCTGATAATCAAGTATTTTATGGGCAAGGGTCCGCTTCTTTTTACTGATTTTGATGATGTGAGAGAATTTGCAAAAAAAATAGAAACTCAGATTGGGATGCTTCGTTTAAGGGTCAATGCGCCTTCGAATGTTCATGTAAATTATATTCAGAATTCGTCCATTTCGACCAGCGGAAGCATTTTTGTATCGGGGAAAGGGTGCTATAATTCAATACTTGACTGCAGGGGCAACTGCATTTTTGAAAGAGAAGGAAGTGTATTAAGAGGTGGCAAAATAAAAGCAGGCGGAAGGATAAAGATCTATGAAATTGGTTCTCCGTTAGGGGCACCTACACTTGCCGGTACAGATGAAGAACAGGAAATATCTTGTGAAATAGCTAATATAAACAGCATGATAAAGATTAAGAATCAGGTTTATAAATTTGAATCCACAGTTAAAAATGTGAGGGCTTACCTGTACAAGGGTGAGCTTATGGTGGAAAAATCCAAGGCTTAG
- a CDS encoding protein-glutamate O-methyltransferase CheR: MDAELKPLERWIYREFKIDISAYKSNQMNRRLRNIMQRCNASSAEEYIDMLENSEKLRRKLADFITINVSEFFRNKDLYMDLEDKIKEYLIYKPRSLNIWSAACSNGAEPYSIAIMLDKLTPNIFHSILGTDIDSTILEAAKKGEYSKNDIKNVDEPVLKRYFTLRGDKYLINPCIKGRVQFKKHDLILDPYGRDYDLIVCRNVVIYFTQEVKDKIYGKLYEALKPGGILFVGATESIINFRDFGFEKASAFIYRKKT; encoded by the coding sequence TTGGATGCAGAATTAAAACCCCTTGAAAGGTGGATATACAGGGAATTTAAAATAGATATATCTGCATATAAGTCCAATCAGATGAACAGAAGGCTTAGAAATATAATGCAAAGGTGCAATGCATCATCTGCAGAGGAATACATAGATATGCTTGAAAACAGTGAAAAGCTTCGCAGAAAACTTGCTGATTTTATAACTATAAATGTATCGGAGTTTTTCAGGAATAAAGATTTGTATATGGATCTTGAAGATAAAATAAAGGAGTACTTGATCTATAAACCCAGAAGCCTTAATATCTGGAGCGCGGCCTGCTCAAACGGAGCCGAACCATATTCAATTGCCATAATGCTGGATAAACTTACCCCGAATATATTTCACAGCATACTCGGGACGGATATAGATTCGACGATACTTGAAGCGGCCAAAAAGGGCGAGTACAGCAAAAACGATATCAAAAATGTCGATGAGCCTGTATTGAAAAGATATTTCACATTGAGGGGAGACAAATATCTGATAAACCCTTGCATAAAGGGCAGAGTGCAATTTAAAAAACACGATTTGATCCTTGATCCGTATGGAAGGGACTATGATCTTATAGTCTGCAGGAATGTAGTTATATATTTTACTCAGGAGGTCAAAGACAAAATATACGGAAAGCTTTATGAAGCTCTAAAGCCAGGAGGTATTTTATTTGTAGGTGCAACTGAAAGCATAATAAATTTCAGGGATTTTGGATTTGAAAAGGCATCTGCGTTTATCTACCGTAAAAAAACTTAA